The Flavobacteriaceae bacterium 3519-10 genome includes a window with the following:
- a CDS encoding 2-succinyl-5-enolpyruvyl-6-hydroxy-3- cyclohexene-1-carboxylic-acid synthase: MKQYSSKRSIQILTHLLKEYGIFNIVISPGSRNAPLAIHFSETDEMNCYSIVDERSAGFVGLGMAKSEKKPVAVTCTSGSASANYYPAVTEAFYSNIPLLLLTADRPTHYVDIFDGQTIRQKDIYQQHSYGDFQLLEDSEENADDQNFSLIKKAIDICIEKQGPVHINIPLEEPLYEMVSELPVFPSVEKHLQKKAFTLPSNLIAEWNLSKRIMILVGTRDYSEELEMQLAQLVKNHTAVVLTEASSNLHHDKFFPHIDRYIFNFSEADIKHYAPDLLITIGQNVVSKKIKQFLRKAKPQNHWHIDEVWHPDTFFTLTYKAETKPETFFSQLLKSVTPEPLPFFNLWDVLRDKKDRKHAEYCLKTQFSDFKFFEMLADKIPQNINLHFSNSSAIRYAQLFEFKENNIYCNRGTSGIDGSTSTAMGYAMRNPAQTVLVTGDVSFFYDINGLWNPYIPPYTRIIVFNNGGGDIFKIIPGPDSTNALDEFILTKHQKTAEHVAKHFGFSYTKVDDEDTLSRVLENFFKHDTHPKILEVDTQQIENAAVLKNYFEFLKD, translated from the coding sequence ATGAAACAATACTCCTCCAAACGAAGCATCCAGATTTTAACCCATCTTTTAAAGGAATACGGAATTTTCAACATCGTAATATCGCCCGGATCTCGCAATGCACCCCTTGCGATTCACTTTTCAGAAACCGATGAAATGAATTGTTACAGCATTGTAGATGAACGAAGTGCAGGCTTTGTAGGTTTGGGTATGGCCAAAAGCGAAAAAAAACCAGTAGCTGTAACCTGTACCAGTGGTTCCGCCTCGGCAAATTATTATCCTGCGGTTACCGAGGCTTTTTATTCGAATATTCCGCTCCTGTTGCTCACTGCGGACCGGCCAACCCATTATGTTGATATTTTTGATGGCCAGACGATCCGTCAGAAGGATATTTACCAGCAACATTCGTACGGTGATTTTCAGCTTCTGGAAGATTCCGAAGAAAACGCTGACGACCAGAATTTCAGCCTGATCAAAAAAGCAATAGACATCTGCATTGAAAAGCAGGGCCCCGTTCATATTAACATTCCGCTTGAAGAGCCTCTGTATGAAATGGTGTCGGAGCTGCCGGTTTTTCCTTCAGTTGAAAAACATCTGCAGAAAAAAGCCTTCACGCTGCCATCCAACCTCATCGCAGAATGGAATCTTTCGAAAAGAATTATGATACTTGTAGGAACCCGGGATTACAGCGAAGAACTCGAAATGCAGCTGGCCCAACTCGTAAAAAATCACACGGCAGTTGTGCTTACGGAAGCAAGTTCGAATCTGCATCACGATAAGTTTTTCCCGCATATTGACCGCTACATTTTTAATTTCAGCGAGGCTGATATCAAACACTATGCGCCCGACCTGCTCATAACCATTGGACAGAATGTAGTCTCAAAAAAAATAAAGCAGTTTTTGCGCAAAGCAAAGCCACAAAACCATTGGCATATCGATGAAGTTTGGCATCCTGATACTTTTTTCACGCTCACTTATAAAGCGGAGACGAAACCCGAAACCTTTTTCAGTCAGTTGCTTAAGTCCGTAACTCCTGAGCCACTACCTTTTTTCAATTTATGGGACGTGCTTCGGGATAAAAAAGACCGTAAACACGCGGAATATTGCCTGAAAACTCAGTTTTCGGATTTCAAATTTTTCGAGATGCTGGCTGATAAAATCCCACAGAATATTAATCTGCACTTCAGCAACTCATCAGCGATCCGGTATGCGCAGTTGTTTGAATTTAAAGAAAATAACATCTACTGCAACCGCGGAACCAGCGGAATCGACGGCTCTACGTCCACAGCAATGGGCTACGCGATGCGCAACCCTGCACAGACGGTGCTTGTCACCGGTGACGTAAGTTTTTTTTACGATATAAATGGCCTTTGGAATCCCTACATTCCTCCTTACACCCGAATTATTGTGTTCAACAATGGTGGCGGAGATATTTTTAAAATCATTCCCGGGCCTGATTCTACCAATGCTTTGGATGAATTTATCCTGACTAAACACCAGAAGACGGCTGAACATGTGGCCAAACATTTTGGCTTCTCTTACACAAAAGTAGATGATGAGGATACGCTTTCGCGCGTTCTGGAAAACTTTTTTAAGCACGATACCCATCCCAAAATCCTCGAAGTCGATACACAGCAGATTGAAAACGCAGCGGTACTTAAAAATTATTTTGAATTTCTGAAGGATTAG